The Streptomyces sp. NBC_00286 nucleotide sequence ACGCCAACGTCGTCGCCAACGCCCGCCAGGCCATCGACGCGTTCGTCGCCGATCCGTCGACCACCACGACGGTCGGCTGGCTGCCGCTCTTCCACGACATGGGCCTGGTCCTCAGCATCGCCGCCCCCGTGGTCGGCGGCTTCCCGTCCGTCCTCATGGACCCCCTCGCCTTCCTCGAGGACCCCTCCCGCTGGCTGCGCCTCCTCGGCTCGTACGAGGGGACCGTCAGCGCCGCCCCGAACTTCGCGTACGACTACTGCGTCGCCCGTACGGATCCGGCGCTGGCCGGCGAACTCGACCTGGACCGCGTACGCGTGCTCATCAACGGCAGCGAGCCGGTGCGCGCGGAGACGGTGGACCGCTTCCGCACCAGGTTCGCGCCCGCCGGGCTCGATCCCGCGGCGCACTGCCCGGCGTACGGACTGGCGGAGGCCACGGTGTTCGTGACCGCGGATGCGTCGGACGCCGCGCCCTCGACCGTGGCCTGTGATGCCGACGCGCTCGCGGAAGGGCGCGTGGAGGAGGCGCCGGACGCGGCGACGGCTGCGGTTCTCGTCTCGTGCGGGACGCCCGTCGGGCAGGAGATGCGGATCGTCGGCGCGGACGGTGCGGTACTGCCGGAGGGGCGGGTCGGTGAGATCCAGGTACGTGGGCCGAACGTCGGGCCCGGCTACTGGAAGCGCGCCGAACTCTCCGCCGAGACCTTCGGCTTCGGCGCGACGGGCGACTGGCTGCGCACCGGCGATCTCGGCGCCCTCCACGAGGGGCGGCTCCTCGTCACCGGGCGGCACAAGGACGTGATCATCGTGGACGGGCGCAACCACTACCCCCAGGACATCGAGCAGACCGTACAGACGGCAGTCTCCCTGGTCCGCCGCGACCGGCTCGCCGCGTTCGGCGTCACCCGGCCGGACCGCACGGGCGAGGAACTCGTCGTGATCGCGGAACACCGCCGCGACACCGAACCGACGGCCGATGACGCCCGCGCGGCCGAACGCACCGCCCGCGCCACCGTCTCCACCCGCCACGGCCTGCGCCTTGGCACCCTGCTCCTCGTCCCACCCGGCTCCGTGCCCCGCACCAGCAGCGGCAAGGTCTCCCGCACGGCGACCCGGAACCGGTACCTGGAAGGAGGCTTCGCCACCCGATGACCACGTCCCGCACGGCGATCCGCGCCCTGGTGACAGACCGGCTCCACACCTGGTACGGCCTCGCCCCCTCCGACCTCCCCGACGACCTCCCCCTAGCAGAAACCGGCCTCACCTCCCGCGACGCGATAACCCTCACGGCAGCCTTGAGCGAACTCTCCGGCCGCCGCCTACCGAGCACGTTCCTGTGGGACGCTCCGACGATCGACGCGGTGGTGACGCGACTGACGGAGGACGCCGGGGCCGTGGCCGGCGCCGACGAGGCGCAAACCGCGCCCCCGCCGACGCAGGGCGGCCCGCAGCCAGGCCACGCGCCGCTCGCGCTTGGCGGCGGCTGGGCTGCCGACGCCGCGGCGTCGGACGCTCGCGCGCCGGGCGTACCGGCCGTCGACCACGGGCCCGGCACGGCGGCTCAGGCCCCGCGGGTCGCTGATGGCGCCGCAGTTACGGCGGCCGGTGCGCCACTTGGGGCGGCGGACGGCCGCGCGCCGGCCGACGGTCAGGGGCCTGGCACGGTGGCTCAGGCGCCGTCCGTCGCTGATGGCGTCGCGGGTCCGGCGGTCAGTGCGCCGCTCGCGGTGGCGGACGGCCGCGCGCCGGGCGTACCGGTCGACGGCCATGGGCCCGGCACGGTGGCTCAGGCGCCGTCCGTCGCTGATGGCGCCGTAGGTCCTGCGGTCAGTGCGCCGGCTGCGGCGGCGGACGGTCGGATGGCGGGCGTAGCTGCCGACGGTCGTGCGGCAGGTGCGACGCCTGCTGACAGCCCAGCGCCGGGCGCGGAGGGTGGCGGCTGTGCGCCGGGCGCCCCAACCGCCCGCCCCACACCCGGTGTTGGCGCACACGCCCCGCGTGGCGCGGACGGCAGTGGAGCCCCGCACCCCGTCGCCGTCATCGGCCTCGGCTGCCGTCTCCCCGGCGGGGTTCGCTCACCCGAGGCGTACTGGCGGCTTCTCACCGAGGGGCGGGACGCGGTTGGCACGCTCCCGCCGGGACGATGGGAGCCCTTCGTGCGCGATCCCACGCGGTTGCCGGACGACGTGAGCCCGCACGGCGCCTTCGTCGGCGGCCTCGACGAGATCGCCGGGTTCGACGCCGAGTTCTTCGGGATCGCGGGGCACGAGGCCGTTGCCATGGACCCGCAGCACCGCATGCTCCTCGAAGTCGCCCGCGAGGCACTCGATCACGCGGCCCTGCCCGCGCCCGCGCTCGCCGGCAGCCGTACCGGTGTCTTCGTCGGCATCAGCGGCAACGAGTACGCCCATCTCACCACCGCCGACCCCGGTGCCGTGGACGCCTGGACGGCCACCGGCGCCTCCCTGAGCATCGCCGCGGGCCGGCTGTCGTACGCCCTCGATCTGCGCGGGCCCAGCATGTCCGTCGACACCGCGTGCTCGTCGTCGCTGGTCGCGGTGCACCATGCGGTACGGAGCCTGGTGAGCGGCGAGAGCGACACGGCGCTGGCCGCCGGGGTGAACCTGCTGCTGAGCCCCGCCGTGACCCTCGGCCTCCAGCGCGCGGGCGCCCTCGCTCCAGACGGCCGGTGCAAGGCGTTCGACGCGGAGGCCGACGGGATCGTACGCGGCGAGGGCTGCGGCGTGGTCGTACTGAAACGTCTCGCCGACGCCGAACGCGACGGCGACCGCGTCCTGGCGGTCATCCACGCGACCGCCGTCAACTCCGACGGCCGCTCCAACGGACTGACCGCCCCCAACGCCGAAGCCCAACGCGCCCTCCTCACCGAAGCGCACCAGGCACACCCCGGACATGCCGGCCTCACGACCGTCGACTACGTCGAGGCCCACGGCACCGGCACCGCCCTCGGCGACCCCATCGAGGCCAGCGCCCTCGGCGCCGTACTCGGGCGGGGCCGTCCCGCGGACCAGCCCCTGCTGATCGGCTCCGCCAAGACGAACCTCGGACACCTGGAAGCCGCCGCCGGTATCGCGGGTCTGATCAAGACCGTCCTCGCCCTGCACCACGGCGAGATCCCCGGCCAGCTCCACTTCACACGCCAGGGCCCGCACGCCGACCTCGACGCACTCGGCCTGCGCGTGGTCACCGCCCCGGAACCCTGGCCCCGTTACTCGGGCACGGCGACCGCAGGCGTCTCCGCCTTCGGCTTCGGCGGCACGAACGCCCATGTCGTCCTCGCCGAACCCGAACCCGAACCCGGACCCGGACCCGGCCCCAGACCGGCCCGTCGGGCGAGCAGCGTGCCGGAGCGTCCCCGGCTCCTGCTGCTCGACGGGCCCACCAAAGAAAGGGTGCGGTCGTACGCGGCCGAGCTCGCCGCCTGGCTGAACAGCCCCGACAGCCGACGCGTACGCGAGGCCGACCTCGCCCGCACCCTCGCGGGCCGCATCGGCCGCGGCAGGCAACGCGCGGCCCTCGTCACCCGCGACCGCACCGAGACCGTCACCGCGCTCACGCGTCTCGCCACCGGCGCCCCGTCCCCGCATCTGATCACGGGGGAGGGGACGCCGGGCGGCCCCGGCCCGGTCTGGGTGTTCTCCGGCTACGGCTCCCAGTGGCCCGGTATGGGCAGTCAACTCCTCGCCACGGAAGGGGTGTTCGCGGACGCCGTCGACCGCCTGGAACCACTGCTCCTTGAACACGCGGGCGTCTCCCTGCGCGCCGGGCTCCACCCCGACACCGTCCTGTCGAGCCCCGCCACCGTCATGCCCGTCCTGTACGGCATCCAGGTCGCCCTCGCCGAACTATGGCGCTCGTACGGTCTTGAACCCGCCGCCGTCATCGGCCACTCCCTGGGCGAGATCGCCGCCGCGGTCGTCTCCGGAGCCCTCGACGAGGCCACCGGTGCCCGCATCATCGCCGTACGGTCCCGGCTGCTGGACCGGCTCACCGGCGGATCGATGGCCGTCGTGGATCTACCGGCCGCCGAAATCCCCGTACTGGCAAGGGAGTTGCCCACCCTCGACGTCGCCGTACACGCCTCCCCCGTGCAGTGCGTGGTCACCGGCTCCGCCGAGGACGTCGCCGCCCTGGTCGCCCGGGTGAACGGCGACGGCGGCTTCGCCCGCGCACTGGGCGTGTCCGGAGCCGGTCACTCGCCCGAAGTCGAGCCCCTGCTGGGCGAGTTCAGCAGCGAGCTGGGCGAGATCCGGCCCTCCGCAGAAGCCCCCCGCTGCCGCCGCTACACCACCGTGCTCGACGACCCCCGCGAGGCCGCGCCCGCCGACACGGCGTACTGGGCGGCCAACCTGCGCAACCCCGTCCGCTTCACCCAGGCTGTACGCGCGGCGGCCGAGGACGGACACCGCGTCTTCGTCGAAGTCGCCCCGCACGCAACGCAGTTGCACCCCCTGACCGAAACCCTGCGCGCGTCCGGCGCCGAGGACTCCCTGGTCGTCCCCACCCTGCGCCGCGACACCGACGACGCGCTCACCTTCCGCACCTCGCTCGCCACCCTCCTCGTGCACGGCGTACGGACAGCCCGGCCGCGCGAACGTCTGCACCACGAGGGCCGCATCGTGGACGTACCGCCGCCGCGCTGGCGCCACCGCCGGTTCTGGGTGGGGGAGGAGACCGCGGCGAACCCGGCACCAGCACCGGCCGGGTCCGCCGCCACCGACCGCACCGCAAGCCCTGTCGAACGGCTACGGCTGTGCGTGGCCGGAGTGATGGGATACAGCCCCGAACACATCGACCCCGACACACCGTTGACCGACCTCGGCCTGGATTCGCTCACGGCCGTGCGCATACGGGCCGTCGTACATCGGGAGTTCGATGTCGAGGTCGAGCCCGGAGTGCTGCTGAAACAGGGGACATTGCGGAGAGTGGCCGAACTCCTCGGCGGTGACGTGGACTTGGCGCACCCGGCCCTCCCCGCACGAGCGCGCCCCGTCGTCTCTGATGGCCTCCGCGCCTTCTCCGCCACCGGCCCGCACACCCCCCTCTTCCTGGCCCACGCCGCCGGTGGATCCGCCGACGTCTACGCCCGGCTGGCCGCACGCCTCGACGGCGACCGCCCCGTCCACGGCTTCGACCGGCAGCCCGACCCCGACGATGTGCCGGGCCGAGCCGCGGAGTTCGCCCGGCGCATACGGGAGGTCAGCCCCAACGGGCCCTGGATGGTGGGCGGTTGGTCGTACGGCGGCCTCGTAGCCCAGGAGACCGCCCGGCTTCTCTCCTCACACGGCACCGTCTCCGCGCTCGTCCTGATCGACTCGATACTGCCGCTGCCGACCGATCTCACCGCCACCGAGCGCGCCCTGCGCCACTTCCACGACTTCGCCGCGTACGTCGAACGCACCTACGGCACCCGCCTCGACCTCCCGTACGCCGAACTCGCCGAACTCGACGACACGGACCGCATCGACCTCGTCCTCAAGGTGCTGAGCGACACCGTCGAACTGCCGGACTCCGTACTCGAGCACCAGCGCACCTCATATCTGGACCTCCGCAGCGGCGAACGCCACACACCCGGGCCCCACCCCGGCCGCACCCTCCTCTACCGCGCGAGCGAGCCCGCCCCGCACACGGTCCGCGACCCCCGCTACGAGCGCGACGACGAGGCGCTCGGCTGGGACGCCCACTGCACCGACCTCACCGTCGTCCCGCTGCCCGGCCACCATCTGTCACTCCTCGACCCCCCGGTCGTCGACGTACTCGCCGGACTGCTGACACGCGATCTGCGGGACTCCTGAAGGACTCCTGAAGGGACTTCACCCATGCCGCGTCCGAAACCACCGCGTTCGCAGCGCAGCCGCTACGCTCTCGCCCTCGCGCTCACAACCTCGCTTCTGGGAACGGGCGTTGTCCTCGCCCCGCAGTCGTCTGCGGCACCCACGGCGGCGACCGTGGCAGACGCGCACGGCGCCGCCATCGTCGGCGAGAACTGGCTGGACGCCCGCACCGTCGACCTCACCATCGACTCCCCGGCGGTCGGTGCCACCCTGCCCGTACGCGTGATCCTCCCGACGCGTTACGCCGCGCAGCCGGACCGCACCTGGCCCGTCCTCTACCTCCTCCAGGGCGCCCACGACGACTACACCTCCTGGACCCGCGAGACGGACGTCGCCGACTTCATGGCGGACAAGGATGTCCTCACCGTGATGCCGGCCTCGGGCCCCACCGGCATCCCCACCGACTGGTGGAACTACGGCAGCGCCGACGCGCCGGATTACGAGACGTTCCAAGTGGACGAGCTGATGGGGCTGTTGGCGCAGAGATTCCGGGCCGGTACGAAGCGGGCCGTCGCCGGTGTCTCCACCGGCGGCTATGGAGCCCTCGCCTTCGCCGCGCGGCACCCCGGCACCTTCGGGGCGGCAGCCTCGTACAGCGGGATCCTCGACACGACCGCCCTGGGCATGCCCACCGTCCTCAACGCGATCGTCGCCCGCGAACAGTTGCTGCCCCTGACCCTGTGGGGCAGCCCGCTGTTCCAGCGCGACAACTGGACCCGGCACAACCCCTACGCACAGGCCCGGCACCTCAAGGGCACCAAGCTGTACGTCTCCCAGGGCAGCGGACTGCCCAGCGACGACATCGGCGACATCGAAGGTGCGGTACTCGAAGGCGTTCTGTGGTCCCAAGCACACCGATTCGCAAGGCAGTTGGAGGCTCTGAACATCCCGGCCCAGACACACTTCTACAGCGGGGGAGTGCACAACTGGCCGAACTGGCGGCAGGAGTTCAAGGCCTCGTGGCCGACGCTCGCAGCGGGCCTCGGCCTGAGCTGACCCCCTTCAAGGCCGCTTCAAGGCCCCCTCAAGGCCCCACCCAAGGTCCCACCCAAGGTCCCACCAAGGAGGTACCCATGGACGCGCTGGCCGAGGCCGTGGTGGCGGGAGCCGCCCGTGCCGAACTGGAGCAGCTTCCCCTGCCCGGTCACTACACCGCCGCTCATCTGCGGGCGGAGGACGTGGACAGTTTCACCGGAGTCGCGGACAAGGACGTTCGCAAGTCCATCCACCTCGGCTCCGTGCCGATGCCCGAACTCGCCCCGAACGAGGTGCTGGTGGCCGTCATGGCGAGCGGCATCAACTACAACACCGTCTGGTCGGCGATGTTCGAGCCCATCCCGACCTTCACCTTCCTGAAGCACTTCGGCCGCCAGGACCGCTGGGCGGCCCGGCACGACCAGCCGTTCCACGTCATCGGCTCCGACGCGTCCGGGGTCGTCGTACGCACCGGATCGGGGGTGCGCCGCTGGCGGGTCGGCGACCAGGTCGTGGTGAGCCCGGTGTACGTCGACGAGGAGGACCCGGCGACCCACGCCGACGGCATGATGGGCTCCGGCATGCTGGCCTGGGGCTTCGAGACCAACTACGGCGCACTCGCCCACTACTGCGTGGCCCGTACCAGCCAACTCCTCCCCAAGCCGGCCCACTTGACCTGGGAGGAGGCGGCCTCGAACCCGCTGTGCGCGGGCACGGCGTACCGCATGCTCGTCAGCGACCGGGGCGCCCGGATGACGCAGGGCGATGTGGTGCTGATCTGGGGGGCGGCCGGCGGGCTAGGCGCGTACGCCGTCCAACTCGTCCGCAACGGCGGCGGGATCGCCGTCGGTGTCGTCAGCAGCGAGCAGAAGGCGGAGTACGCCCGCAGCCTGGGCTGCCATGTGGTGATCAATCGGGAGGAGATCGGCCTTACCACCAGCGAGGCGCCCGCTGATCCCACCGTGGTCGGCAAGCGGCTCGGCAAGCTGATCCGGACCGCGACGGGTGAGGACCCGCATATCGTCTTCGAGCACGTCGGCCGGGCCACCTTCGGTGTCTCCGTCTTCGTCGTACGGCGGGGTGGCGCGGTCGTGACCTGCGGGTCCAGCACCGGCTATCAGCACGAGTTCGACAACCGCTACCTCTGGATGCGGCTCAAGCGCGTCATCGGCAGCCACGGTTCCAACTTGCAGGAACAGGCCGCCGTCGGGCGCCTCCTGGACCTCGGGCACCTCAAGCCCGCACTCACCGCGACGTACCCGCTGACCGCCACGGCGGAGGCTGCCCGTCTCGTCCAGAACAACGACCACCTCGGCAAGGTCGGCGTCCTCTCCCTGGCCCCTGCTCCCGGCCTCGGAGTCAGTGACCCCGAGCGCCGGGAGCGTCTCATGCCTCAGGTGTGAGCACCGGCTCTCGTCATCAGGCGAGCTGCTCCCCCTTCTGGGTGACGCGTTCGCGGGGC carries:
- a CDS encoding fatty acyl-AMP ligase; its protein translation is MTDHLRHWARHRPQQRAFSHVDFPDSAPTGRHRTLGWRALDARARAVADHLATITSPGERAALVLPQGLDYAAGFLGCLYARVIAVPLFGPGLPGHEGRLTGVLADCEPACLLTDSATAPAVRAFVRDRELPDVPVVPLDQLPAPDTGFEASGEPHARPEPDDIAYLQYTSGSTRNPAGVMISHANVVANARQAIDAFVADPSTTTTVGWLPLFHDMGLVLSIAAPVVGGFPSVLMDPLAFLEDPSRWLRLLGSYEGTVSAAPNFAYDYCVARTDPALAGELDLDRVRVLINGSEPVRAETVDRFRTRFAPAGLDPAAHCPAYGLAEATVFVTADASDAAPSTVACDADALAEGRVEEAPDAATAAVLVSCGTPVGQEMRIVGADGAVLPEGRVGEIQVRGPNVGPGYWKRAELSAETFGFGATGDWLRTGDLGALHEGRLLVTGRHKDVIIVDGRNHYPQDIEQTVQTAVSLVRRDRLAAFGVTRPDRTGEELVVIAEHRRDTEPTADDARAAERTARATVSTRHGLRLGTLLLVPPGSVPRTSSGKVSRTATRNRYLEGGFATR
- a CDS encoding polyketide synthase, yielding MTTSRTAIRALVTDRLHTWYGLAPSDLPDDLPLAETGLTSRDAITLTAALSELSGRRLPSTFLWDAPTIDAVVTRLTEDAGAVAGADEAQTAPPPTQGGPQPGHAPLALGGGWAADAAASDARAPGVPAVDHGPGTAAQAPRVADGAAVTAAGAPLGAADGRAPADGQGPGTVAQAPSVADGVAGPAVSAPLAVADGRAPGVPVDGHGPGTVAQAPSVADGAVGPAVSAPAAAADGRMAGVAADGRAAGATPADSPAPGAEGGGCAPGAPTARPTPGVGAHAPRGADGSGAPHPVAVIGLGCRLPGGVRSPEAYWRLLTEGRDAVGTLPPGRWEPFVRDPTRLPDDVSPHGAFVGGLDEIAGFDAEFFGIAGHEAVAMDPQHRMLLEVAREALDHAALPAPALAGSRTGVFVGISGNEYAHLTTADPGAVDAWTATGASLSIAAGRLSYALDLRGPSMSVDTACSSSLVAVHHAVRSLVSGESDTALAAGVNLLLSPAVTLGLQRAGALAPDGRCKAFDAEADGIVRGEGCGVVVLKRLADAERDGDRVLAVIHATAVNSDGRSNGLTAPNAEAQRALLTEAHQAHPGHAGLTTVDYVEAHGTGTALGDPIEASALGAVLGRGRPADQPLLIGSAKTNLGHLEAAAGIAGLIKTVLALHHGEIPGQLHFTRQGPHADLDALGLRVVTAPEPWPRYSGTATAGVSAFGFGGTNAHVVLAEPEPEPGPGPGPRPARRASSVPERPRLLLLDGPTKERVRSYAAELAAWLNSPDSRRVREADLARTLAGRIGRGRQRAALVTRDRTETVTALTRLATGAPSPHLITGEGTPGGPGPVWVFSGYGSQWPGMGSQLLATEGVFADAVDRLEPLLLEHAGVSLRAGLHPDTVLSSPATVMPVLYGIQVALAELWRSYGLEPAAVIGHSLGEIAAAVVSGALDEATGARIIAVRSRLLDRLTGGSMAVVDLPAAEIPVLARELPTLDVAVHASPVQCVVTGSAEDVAALVARVNGDGGFARALGVSGAGHSPEVEPLLGEFSSELGEIRPSAEAPRCRRYTTVLDDPREAAPADTAYWAANLRNPVRFTQAVRAAAEDGHRVFVEVAPHATQLHPLTETLRASGAEDSLVVPTLRRDTDDALTFRTSLATLLVHGVRTARPRERLHHEGRIVDVPPPRWRHRRFWVGEETAANPAPAPAGSAATDRTASPVERLRLCVAGVMGYSPEHIDPDTPLTDLGLDSLTAVRIRAVVHREFDVEVEPGVLLKQGTLRRVAELLGGDVDLAHPALPARARPVVSDGLRAFSATGPHTPLFLAHAAGGSADVYARLAARLDGDRPVHGFDRQPDPDDVPGRAAEFARRIREVSPNGPWMVGGWSYGGLVAQETARLLSSHGTVSALVLIDSILPLPTDLTATERALRHFHDFAAYVERTYGTRLDLPYAELAELDDTDRIDLVLKVLSDTVELPDSVLEHQRTSYLDLRSGERHTPGPHPGRTLLYRASEPAPHTVRDPRYERDDEALGWDAHCTDLTVVPLPGHHLSLLDPPVVDVLAGLLTRDLRDS
- a CDS encoding alpha/beta hydrolase; the protein is MADAHGAAIVGENWLDARTVDLTIDSPAVGATLPVRVILPTRYAAQPDRTWPVLYLLQGAHDDYTSWTRETDVADFMADKDVLTVMPASGPTGIPTDWWNYGSADAPDYETFQVDELMGLLAQRFRAGTKRAVAGVSTGGYGALAFAARHPGTFGAAASYSGILDTTALGMPTVLNAIVAREQLLPLTLWGSPLFQRDNWTRHNPYAQARHLKGTKLYVSQGSGLPSDDIGDIEGAVLEGVLWSQAHRFARQLEALNIPAQTHFYSGGVHNWPNWRQEFKASWPTLAAGLGLS
- the ccrA gene encoding crotonyl-CoA carboxylase/reductase translates to MDALAEAVVAGAARAELEQLPLPGHYTAAHLRAEDVDSFTGVADKDVRKSIHLGSVPMPELAPNEVLVAVMASGINYNTVWSAMFEPIPTFTFLKHFGRQDRWAARHDQPFHVIGSDASGVVVRTGSGVRRWRVGDQVVVSPVYVDEEDPATHADGMMGSGMLAWGFETNYGALAHYCVARTSQLLPKPAHLTWEEAASNPLCAGTAYRMLVSDRGARMTQGDVVLIWGAAGGLGAYAVQLVRNGGGIAVGVVSSEQKAEYARSLGCHVVINREEIGLTTSEAPADPTVVGKRLGKLIRTATGEDPHIVFEHVGRATFGVSVFVVRRGGAVVTCGSSTGYQHEFDNRYLWMRLKRVIGSHGSNLQEQAAVGRLLDLGHLKPALTATYPLTATAEAARLVQNNDHLGKVGVLSLAPAPGLGVSDPERRERLMPQV